Genomic window (Ananas comosus cultivar F153 linkage group 1, ASM154086v1, whole genome shotgun sequence):
GTCCGAGTATAACATAACGAACCCGACCCATTAGTGCCCAGTCTTGGGTGCCTTTCTGGGTACAATCAATGGGTGCCCGTAAGAAGGCAACAGGGGAGATTATTCAGTGGGAAGCTGGACAGGGAAACGGTCTAAAGAGGAGAATGCCTCAAACGGGTCTCTCGATAAAATCGCAGGAATAATAGTGAGAcggcaacaacaacaacaacagttgcatttttattattattattataattcatttatttattatttaatctttaCCTATCAGAACACAAAtcacttgagagagagagagagagacagagagagagagagatggaaaaaGCAGAGAAGAGGGATAAAAGAAGCCACTTTGTCCGTTACTACCTGAGACCCTGAAGAAGAACACGGAGCTCTACTTGTTCAGCTGtgagtaaaaatgtaaaatagttattttctttttcctttttttggttaACATGGCTCTGTTGTGGTTTTGTGATGTGGGTTCTTAGTGTTATTTATTTGTGTGATGATGCGCCTATTTGGTTTCTTCTGCCCATTTAATCAATTAGTTTCAATCGCTAGatgtttttttgtttctctaatATTTGTGTAGTAATTTGTTGGGTTTTTCTTCATTTCGTATAGGGTGGAATGTGCTACCTGCTAATAGTCCCATTTGTCTTAAATCTTATTATTTCATTAGatgaggctttttttttttttaattctggtAAAAATGGAGTTTTTTCATCTTTAAAAGTTGGGGCATGACGCATCATAGTGCCCAAAGAAGCATATTTTCATACTACTTTGCATTGTTTTTGatttagttctttttttctcattgATGTACTAGATTAAATATTCTTACACTATAAATGACTTGTTGAAAACTAACaactcccctttttttttttttggtttggtgTCTGTTTTCCAATGCCAaagttgagtgagttgttgcaTGTAATTTTCCCTATAAATTCCACATTTTCATCTCAATATACTTACAGTCTCATCTGCGCGGCGACCGTAGAAATATGAGTGCCCAATCTAAGAAGAGAACTGTGGTAGAAAACGGCGATGGAGGGATCGACATGGCCCTCGCAGCCTCAATCGCAAACAGTGAGGACTTGGGCCCAATCATAAGGCACACCTTCGAGACTGGAAAGCCTGAGGCCCTCTTACACCACCTCAGGAAcatcgtcaagaagaaggaagTCGAGATCGAGGAGCTCTGCAAACTCCACTATGAGGAATTCATCCTCGCTGTCGACGAGCTTCGCGGCGTGCTGGTCGATGCCGACGAGCTCAAAGGCATGCTCTCTACTGAGAATTTCAGGCTACAAGAGGTTGCGAGCGATCTTCTTCTGAAGATCGAGGAGCTTCTTGAGTTGTACTCGATTAAGAAAAATGTCACGGAGGCCACCCAAACATTAAAGATTTGCATACAAGTGTCTAACCTATGTATCACATGCAATCGACATGTATCAGAGGGTCGGTTTTACCCCGCGCTAAAGACTCTGGATTTGATCGAGAAGGACTATTTACATAGCATTCCCATGAAGGCTTTTCGGAAAGTGATTGAGAAGCAAATACCGACAATGAAGTTGTACATCGAAAAGAAAGTTTGTAGTGAGTTCAACAATTGGCTAGTGCACATAAGGAGCACCGCGAGGCAGATTGGCCAATTGGCTATAGGTCAAGCTGCGGCAGCTCGACAGAGAGACGAAGAGATGCGGGCTCGCCAGAGAGAAGCAGAAGAGCAGAGCCGTTCTGTCGTCAGCGATTGTGTATACACCTTGCACACCGAGAATAGTGATGAAGATTCGGTTCTGGAATTTGATCTCACCCCCGTTTACCGGGCTTACCACATTCATACCTGCCTTGGTATTGGGGAGAAGTTCCGTGAGTACTACTACAAGAATCGGCTCATGCAACTTAACTTAGATTTGCAAATTTCGACGGCTCAGCCTTTTCTCGAGTCTCACCAACCCTTCTTTGCACAGATAGCCGGATTTTTCATTGTAGAGGACCGAGTTCTGCGGACTGCAGGGGGTTTACTATTAGAGTCGCAAGTTGAGACGATATGGGAAACAGCTATTGGCAAGATGACGTCTATTTTGGAGGAACAATTCGCTCGTATGGATACTGCGAGTCACCTCCTCCTTATTAAGGACTTTGTGACCCTTCTAGGTGCAACTCTAACTAGATACGGTTATCGGGTCACCTCTTTACTCGAAATTCTTGATAATAGTAGAGACAAGTACCATGATCTTCTACTGAGCGAGTGCCGGAAGCAGGTAAATGACATTCTGACAAATGATCCACTTGAACAAATGGTTATAAAGAAGGAATATGAATACAATATGAATGTCTTGGCATTCCATCTCCAATCGTCAGATATTTTGCCTGCTTTTCCATATGTAGCGCCCTTCTCTTCTTCCGTGCCTGATGTCTGTCGAATCGTGCGGTCCTTCATTGAGGACTCATTTAGCTACTTATCATATGGAGGCATTATGAACTTCTACGATGTTGTGAAGAAGTATTTAGACAAACTTTTGATTGAAGTGTTGAATGATAGTTTGCTAACTTTGATTCATAATAGCAATTCGGGTGTGTCACAGGCAATGCAAGTAGCGGCAAATATTACAGTTCTCGAACGTGCTTGTGATCTTTTTCTCTTGCAAGCTGCCCAACTTTGTGGAATTCCTAGACGTCTCATTGAAAGGCCTCATTCTGGCTTGACCGCTAAAGCTGTACTAAAAGCCTCGCAGAATGTTGCATACAATTCCTTACTAAATTTAGTTAATTCCAAGTTAGATGAGTGTACGACGCTAATGAACAGTATCAATTGGACGACCGACGAGACCTCAGAACACGGGAATGATTACATCAATGAGGTCCTTCTCTTCCTTGAAAGCCTAATTTCGGCTGCTCGACAAATTTTGCCTTTAGAAGCTCTTTACAAGGTTGGAATCTGTGCTTTAACGCATATGTGTGATAGTATTGTGGGTGCATTCCTTAGCGAAAGTGTGAAGAGGTTTAATCTTAATGCCGTTATGGGCATCGATAATGATTTGAAGATGTTGGAGTCTTTTGCGGACGAGAGGTTTTACAGCTCGGGGTTGAGTGAGCTGAGGAAAGACACGAGCTTTAGAGATTGTTTGGTGGAAGCCAGGCAGTTGATTAACCTTCTGGTAAGCAATCAGCCGGAGAACTTCATGAACCCTGTTATAAGGGAGAAGAATTACGGTGCTTTGGACTACAAAAAGGTGGCCGCTATTTGTGACAAGTTCAAGGATTCGCCTGATAGACTTTTTGGGAGTCTTTCGAACCGCAATACGAAGCAAGATGCTCGGAAGAAGTCGATGGATGTGCTGAAAAGAAGGCTGAGAGATTTTAGCTGAAGTTTATTGTGCTCTGTGCAGAAccattctcttttcttctacAGTTCTTATTCGGCAGTGTCCAATTTCTTTGTCTCTCGGCGACGAATGCCGACTTGAGATTATTGATCTCAAAATTTTGGATCGTCAACTTTCTCTGTTCCCATAATTTCTTAACTGTGTGCAGTTTTTCTCTCTCAAGCTTACTAATCTATCTCTGTTCCTCTGTGATCACTTGTTTATTTAActattttgttataataattttatgacACAACTCCTCAAGGGGACTCTATCTATCTGTGTCTTTTTATTTCATGCGTTATCTGCTTATGGAGGCTCTAAGATATTTCGATCTTTTCTTCGTAGAGAGCTTAGAATGTGAAGCAATAGAGTATCTCTTTTCggtctttttttctctctccg
Coding sequences:
- the LOC109712642 gene encoding exocyst complex component SEC15A-like, whose amino-acid sequence is MSAQSKKRTVVENGDGGIDMALAASIANSEDLGPIIRHTFETGKPEALLHHLRNIVKKKEVEIEELCKLHYEEFILAVDELRGVLVDADELKGMLSTENFRLQEVASDLLLKIEELLELYSIKKNVTEATQTLKICIQVSNLCITCNRHVSEGRFYPALKTLDLIEKDYLHSIPMKAFRKVIEKQIPTMKLYIEKKVCSEFNNWLVHIRSTARQIGQLAIGQAAAARQRDEEMRARQREAEEQSRSVVSDCVYTLHTENSDEDSVLEFDLTPVYRAYHIHTCLGIGEKFREYYYKNRLMQLNLDLQISTAQPFLESHQPFFAQIAGFFIVEDRVLRTAGGLLLESQVETIWETAIGKMTSILEEQFARMDTASHLLLIKDFVTLLGATLTRYGYRVTSLLEILDNSRDKYHDLLLSECRKQVNDILTNDPLEQMVIKKEYEYNMNVLAFHLQSSDILPAFPYVAPFSSSVPDVCRIVRSFIEDSFSYLSYGGIMNFYDVVKKYLDKLLIEVLNDSLLTLIHNSNSGVSQAMQVAANITVLERACDLFLLQAAQLCGIPRRLIERPHSGLTAKAVLKASQNVAYNSLLNLVNSKLDECTTLMNSINWTTDETSEHGNDYINEVLLFLESLISAARQILPLEALYKVGICALTHMCDSIVGAFLSESVKRFNLNAVMGIDNDLKMLESFADERFYSSGLSELRKDTSFRDCLVEARQLINLLVSNQPENFMNPVIREKNYGALDYKKVAAICDKFKDSPDRLFGSLSNRNTKQDARKKSMDVLKRRLRDFS